One Ricinus communis isolate WT05 ecotype wild-type chromosome 7, ASM1957865v1, whole genome shotgun sequence genomic region harbors:
- the LOC8264958 gene encoding BTB/POZ domain-containing protein At5g48800: MEKQQQQQLSLAKCSRQRCNEWIFRDVPSDITIEVSGGTFALHKFPLVSRSGRIRKLVAEHRDADISRVELLNLPGGPETFELAAKFCYGINFEITSTNVAQLCCVSDYLEMTEEFSKDNLGSRAEEYVESIVCKNLEMCVEVLQQCENLLPLADELKIVSRCIDAIASKACAEQIASSFSRLEYSSSGRLHMNKQAKCEGDWWIEDLSILRIDLYQRVMTAMKCRGVRPESIGASLVNYAQKELTKKSSLWNPSSGTKVDLVSTGHERLVVETIANLLPVEKLAVPISFLFGLLRSAVMLDCTIACRLDLERRIGSQLDIATLDDLLIPSFRHAGDTLFDVDTVHRILVNFSQQDDSEDDMEDASVFESDSPHSPSQTALFKVAKLVDNYLAEIAPDANLKLSKFMVIAETLPSHARTIHDGLYRAIDIYLKAHQGLSDSDRKKLCKLIDFQKLSQEAGAHAAQNERLPLQAIVQVLYFEQIRLRNALCCPYGDEDHKPMHQSWRISSGALSAAMSPRDNYASLRRENRELKLELARLRMRLNDLEKEHVCMKREMQKSHSRKFMSSFSKKIGKLSFFGHSSSRGSSSPSKNSHRTDSRVIERTCASTD; encoded by the exons TTCCCTCTAGTCTCTCGCAGCGGAAGAATACGAAAGTTGGTAGCAGAACATAGAGATGCTGATATCTCAAGGGTGGAGCTTCTTAATCTGCCGGGAGGACCAGAGACATTTGAGTTGGCTGCAAAATTCTGTTATGGAATTAACTTTGAAATTACATCTACAAATGTTGCTCAACTGTGTTGTGTTTCTGATTATCTTGAAATGACTGAAGAGTTTTCTAAAGACAATCTTGGTTCTCGTGCCGAAGAATACGTGGAGAGTATAGTTTGCAAGAACCTTGAGATGTGTGTTGAAGTTTTGCAGCAGTGTGAGAATCTGCTCCCTCTTGCTGATGAGCTGAAAATTGTTAGCCGTTGCATAGATGCAATCGCTTCAAAGGCTTGTGCAGAACAAATTGCGTCGAGCTTTTCCCGTTTAGAGTATAGCAGCTCTGGGAGACTTCACATGAACAAGCAAGCCAAATGTGAGGGTGACTGGTGGATAGAAGATCTCTCTATTCTTCGGATTGACCTGTATCAAAGAGTCATGACAGCCATGAAATGTCGTGGGGTTCGTCCTGAGAGTATTGGAGCGTCACTTGTGAATTATGCTCAGAAGGAATTGACAAAGAAATCCAGCTTATGGAACCCATCTAGTGGGACAAAAGTTGATCTGGTTTCAACAGGGCATGAGAGGCTTGTGGTCGAGACAATTGCTAACCTCTTGCCAGTTGAGAAACTTGCTGTTCCAATCAGCTTCTTGTTTGGTCTTTTGCGAAGTGCAGTGATGCTTGATTGCACCATTGCTTGTAGACTTGATCTAGAGAGGCGAATTGGTTCGCAGTTGGATATTGCAACTCTCGATGATCTTCTGATCCCATCCTTTCGGCATGCAGGAGATACCTTGTTTGATGTTGACACAGTTCATAGGATCTTGGTAAATTTCTCACAGCAAGATGATAGTGAAGATGACATGGAAGATGCTTCTGTTTTTGAATCTGATAGTCCTCATTCACCATCTCAAACTGCATTGTTTAAAGTGGCAAAATTAGTGGACAATTATCTTGCTGAAATTGCTCCTGATGCCAACCTCAAGCTTTCCAAGTTCATGGTCATTGCAGAGACTTTACCATCGCATGCACGTACTATACACGACGGACTATATCGAGCAATCGACATTTATCTAAAA GCTCATCAGGGTTTATCAGATTCTGACAGGAAGAAGCTATGCAAGCTGATCGATTTCCAAAAGCTCTCACAAGAAGCTGGGGCACATGCTGCACAGAATGAACGCCTCCCCCTCCAAGCTATTGTTCAAGTTCTCTATTTTGAACAAATAAGACTACGAAACGCACTATGCTGCCCCTATGGTGATGAAGACCACAAACCAATGCATCAGTCATGGAGGATCAGCAGTGGTGCACTCAGTGCAGCAATGTCTCCACGGGACAACTATGCATCACTGAGGCGAGAAAACCGAGAGTTGAAACTTGAGTTAGCTCGATTAAGAATGAGATTAAATGATCTAGAGAAAGAACATGTTTGTATGAAGAGAGAGATGCAAAAGTCTCATTCTCGAAAATTCATGAGTTCTTTCTCAAAGAAAATTGGTAAACTGAGCTTCTTTGGGCATAGTTCTTCTAGGGGATCAAGTTCTCCCTCGAAGAATTCTCATAGAACAGATTCTAGAGTGATTGAACGAACATGTGCCAGCACTGATTAG